Proteins from one Listeria weihenstephanensis genomic window:
- a CDS encoding response regulator, translated as MIKVLLVDDHEMVRIGVSAYLSVQDDMEVVGEAENGREGVKLAMELRPDIILMDLVMDEMDGIEATQEIMRQWKTAKIIIVTSFIDDEKVYPALEAGASSYMLKTSTASEIADAIRATYGGDSVLEPEVTGKMMQRLTAKPEKNLHDDLTNRENEILLLIAEGKSNQEIADELFITLKTVKTHVSNILSKLDVQDRTQAAIYAFKHGIVGKE; from the coding sequence ATGATAAAAGTTTTACTAGTAGATGATCACGAAATGGTGCGAATCGGTGTGTCTGCCTATCTTTCGGTGCAAGATGATATGGAGGTCGTTGGGGAAGCGGAGAATGGTCGTGAAGGTGTCAAACTTGCGATGGAACTGCGTCCAGATATTATTTTGATGGATTTAGTGATGGATGAAATGGACGGGATTGAGGCTACGCAGGAAATTATGCGCCAGTGGAAAACTGCGAAGATTATTATTGTGACGAGCTTCATTGATGACGAGAAGGTTTATCCAGCGCTTGAAGCGGGTGCGTCGAGTTACATGTTAAAGACATCGACGGCAAGCGAAATAGCGGATGCGATTCGTGCTACATATGGCGGGGACTCTGTGTTGGAGCCGGAAGTGACTGGCAAGATGATGCAGCGTTTGACTGCGAAACCAGAGAAAAATTTGCATGATGATTTGACCAATCGTGAAAACGAGATTTTATTATTGATTGCGGAAGGTAAGTCGAATCAGGAGATTGCGGATGAACTTTTTATCACGTTAAAAACGGTGAAGACGCACGTGAGTAATATTTTATCGAAGTTGGATGTACAAGATCGTACGCAAGCCGCGATTTATGCGTTTAAACATGGGATTGTTGGTAAAGAGTAA
- a CDS encoding sensor histidine kinase: MTFTRASMLTTAGLLLLASLGTTVIYQSVGHISWYELLIGQKIFYLPFIVFIVLTSISVGLIVGAIIGYIIKRKFEAIDFSLRLLEQGEYEKKTADEEEAYLEIQQVYKQIERLRDKMKAQTIMTQEIANERAETTGQTKEAILAEERHRIARELHDSVSQQLFAAMMLLSALNEQSEKNATPMMQKQLKMVESIVNESQSEMRALLLHLRPIQLEGKSLKTGIEQLLKELTTKLPIQVEWQIEDISFQKGIEDHLFRIVQELLSNTLRHSKANLLEVRMIEMDNLVVLKVVDDGVGFDMNKPQTGSYGLQNMRERVAEFGGSIKIISFPKKGTSVEIKIPLMKKKDVDGE, from the coding sequence ATGACCTTTACGCGTGCTTCGATGTTAACGACAGCGGGACTTTTACTCTTGGCTTCTCTTGGAACAACAGTTATTTACCAATCGGTAGGCCATATTTCTTGGTATGAACTTTTGATTGGGCAGAAGATCTTTTACTTGCCGTTTATCGTTTTTATCGTTCTAACTTCGATTTCGGTGGGCCTTATCGTTGGTGCGATTATCGGTTATATTATTAAGCGGAAATTTGAGGCCATTGATTTTTCTTTGCGGTTATTGGAGCAAGGGGAATATGAGAAAAAAACAGCGGATGAAGAGGAAGCTTATCTCGAGATTCAGCAGGTTTATAAGCAAATTGAGCGTTTACGTGATAAAATGAAAGCACAAACAATCATGACCCAAGAGATTGCGAATGAACGTGCGGAAACAACGGGTCAGACGAAGGAAGCTATTTTGGCGGAAGAACGGCACCGGATTGCTCGTGAATTACATGATTCGGTGAGTCAGCAGTTGTTTGCGGCAATGATGTTGTTATCGGCACTCAATGAGCAGAGTGAGAAAAATGCGACGCCAATGATGCAAAAACAGCTGAAAATGGTCGAGTCGATCGTGAATGAATCGCAATCGGAAATGCGTGCGCTGTTGCTACATTTGCGCCCGATTCAATTAGAAGGAAAATCGTTAAAAACTGGGATCGAGCAACTTTTAAAAGAGTTGACGACGAAATTACCGATTCAAGTGGAGTGGCAGATCGAGGATATTTCGTTCCAAAAAGGCATCGAGGATCATTTATTCCGCATTGTGCAGGAGCTACTTTCCAACACATTACGGCACTCAAAGGCGAACTTGCTTGAGGTACGGATGATTGAGATGGATAATTTGGTTGTTTTAAAAGTGGTCGATGATGGTGTCGGCTTTGATATGAATAAACCGCAGACGGGTTCCTATGGTTTGCAAAATATGCGTGAGCGGGTGGCGGAGTTTGGCGGCTCGATTAAAATCATTAGTTTTCCTAAGAAGGGAACGAGTGTGGAGATTAAAATACCTCTGATGAAGAAAAAGGATGTGGACGGCGAATGA
- the liaF gene encoding cell wall-active antibiotics response protein LiaF, translating into MKKLEGSFIFLFLVLVAVGIVFEMLFRWELLVLFAVGICFLFTSRKEGIPKKKARTRLFIAAVFILISVLLTATFKIGLVIAGIFAVYFYVSRKRAPQLLMVKTNDKAENGNPRNTFIRNQWFGNQRVLDVVYEWDDINIQTGIGDTIIDLGNTVLPTGESMILIRSLSGKIRLLVPFDLGICLEHSAIFGNLQYDKESTVVQNDTIKLYSDNYETAPRKVKIITSVVLGDLEVIRL; encoded by the coding sequence ATGAAAAAATTAGAAGGCTCATTTATTTTCTTATTTCTCGTATTAGTTGCAGTTGGTATTGTCTTTGAGATGCTTTTCAGATGGGAGTTACTCGTGTTATTCGCAGTCGGGATTTGTTTTTTATTCACTTCGCGCAAAGAGGGTATTCCTAAAAAGAAAGCTCGGACAAGACTTTTTATTGCAGCGGTTTTTATATTGATTTCAGTACTTTTGACTGCGACGTTTAAAATTGGGCTTGTGATTGCAGGAATTTTTGCGGTGTATTTTTATGTTAGTCGAAAGCGCGCACCACAGTTGTTGATGGTGAAAACGAATGATAAGGCGGAGAACGGTAATCCACGGAATACGTTTATTCGCAATCAGTGGTTCGGCAATCAGCGGGTGCTAGATGTGGTATATGAATGGGATGATATCAACATCCAAACGGGGATCGGTGATACGATTATTGATCTTGGAAATACGGTTTTGCCTACTGGCGAGAGTATGATTTTAATTCGGAGTCTATCGGGTAAAATTCGCTTGTTGGTACCGTTTGATTTGGGGATTTGTCTGGAGCACTCCGCGATCTTTGGAAATCTTCAGTATGATAAAGAAAGTACGGTCGTGCAAAATGACACGATTAAGCTTTATTCGGACAATTATGAAACGGCACCACGTAAGGTGAAAATTATAACTTCTGTTGTGCTCGGCGATTTAGAGGTGATTCGATTATGA